Proteins found in one Anabas testudineus chromosome 1, fAnaTes1.2, whole genome shotgun sequence genomic segment:
- the ptprdb gene encoding protein tyrosine phosphatase receptor type Db isoform X8 has product MHVSTYPTMHSASPGLLLLSFLFLADADSPPRFTRTPEDQTGVQGGVASFVCQAAGDPQPKIVWNKKGKKVSNQRFEVIEFDDGSGSVLRIQPLRTPRDEAIYECHASNSAGEITASTRLNVLREDQLPSGFPTIDMGPQLKVVERSRTATMLCAASGNPDPEITWFKDFLPVNTSNNNGRIKQLRSGALQIEMSEESDQGKYECVATNSDGTRYSTPANLYVRELREVRRVPPRFSIPPADSEIMPGGNVNITCVAVGSPMPYVKWMLGAEDLTPEDDMPIGRNVLELTDVRQSNNYTCVAMSTLGVIEAVAQIIVKALPKAPGTPVVTERTATSITLTWDSGNPEPVSYYIIQHRAKGSEDPYKEIDGIATTRYSVGGLSPYSHYDFRVAAVNTIGQGPSSDVVEARTAEQAPSSPPRQVRGRMLSTTTAIIHWDEPEEPNGQVVGYRVYYTSDNTLPVNQWEKQMVRSANFITIQGLTPNKTYYIRVLAFTSVGDGPLSQDLQIIAKTGVPSQPSEFKGEAKSETSILLTWVAPPQGGPDNQITGYELVYRRADDTEEKKVSFEPSTSYLLKNLKPFSTYTFQLAARSKHGIGAYTNEVSIDTPQTLFATNFRVKAAMKNSILLSWEIRDKNPAQPFTILYGKGQSVEVDGKHTQKLISGLEPDTQYSFLLTNRANSAGGLQHRVTATTAPDILKTKPMVVGKTNADGMVTVQLPTVQTTAKVRGYYVVVVPLKKQKGKFLNPWEEPDQMNLDELLKEINRTSVSHALRIRRQAAQSDPRAYVTAHFKTLPLEFTLGDGRNYGDFRNRPLQNGQEYVFFVLAMLDLSENTMYATSPYSDPVTSSDVDPQPMVDEEEGLLWVVGPVLAVIFIVCIVIAILLFKSKPDRKRAEAEGRKGSFPCSKAMSSHHPTDPVELRRINFQTPGMASHPPVPMSELADHIERLKANDNLKFSQEYESIDPGQQFTWENSNLEVNKPKNRYANVIAYDHSRVILSSIEGVPGSDYINANYIDGYRRQNAYIATQGSLPETFGDFWRMVWEQHTANIIMMTKLEEKSRVKCDQYWPTRGTETYGLIQVTLLDTVELATYSVRTFALYKSGSNEKREVRHFQFTAWPDHGVPEHPTPFLAFLRRVKACNPPDAGPMVVHCSAGVGRTGCFIVIDAMTERIKHEKTIDIYGHVTLMRSQRNYMVQTEDQYIFIHDALLEAVTCGNTEVPARNLYSYIQRLTQIEPGENVTGMELEFKRLASAKAHTSRFVSANLPCNKFKNRLVNIMPYETTRVCLQPIRGVEGSDYINASFIDGYRQQKAYIATQGPLAETTEDYWRMLWEHNSTIVVMLTKLREMGREKCHQYWPAERSARYQYFVVDPMAEYNMPQYILREFKVTDARDGQSRTVRQFQFTDWPEQGVPKSGEGFIDFIGQVHKTKEQFGQDGPITVHCSAGVGRTGVFITLSIVLERMRYEGVVDIFQTVKMLRTQRPATVQTEDQYQFCYRASLEYLGSFDHYAT; this is encoded by the exons CACCCCCCAGATTCACAAGAACCCCAGAAGACCAAACAGGAGTCCAGGGGGGAGTGGCTTCCTTTGTGTGCCAGGCCGCAGGGGATCCACAGCCCAAGATTGTCTGgaacaaaaaaggcaaaaaagtcAGCAACCAGAGATTTGAG GTAATAGAATTTGACGATGGGTCCGGTTCGGTCCTGAGGATTCAGCCTTTGAGAACCCCAAGAGACGAGGCTATTTACGAATGTCACGCCTCCAATTCTGCAGGAGAGATCACTGCCTCCACCAGGCTAAATGTGCTACGAG AGGACCAGTTGCCCTCGGGGTTCCCCACCATTGACATGGGTCCCCAGCTGAAAGTGGTGGAACGTTCTCGGACTGCCACAATGCTCTGTGCTGCTAGTGGAAACCCTGACCCAGAAATTACCTGGTTCAAGGATTTTCTGCCAGTCAACACGTCCAATAACAACGGACGAATCAAGCAGCTCCGCTCAG GTGCCCTGCAGATAGAGATGAGTGAGGAGTCAGACCAGGGGAAGTATGAGTGTGTTGCCACCAACAGCGATGGGACACGATATTCCACCCCAGCTAACCTCTACGTCAGAG AGCTGCGAGAAG TGCGTCGTGTCCCCCCTCGCTTTTCCATCCCCCCAGCAGACAGCGAGATCATGCCGGGGGGAAATGTCAACATCACCTGTGTGGCAGTGGGCTCACCCATGCCTTATGTGAAGTGGATGTTGGGAGCAGAAGACCTGACACCAGAGGATGACATGCCCATCGGCCGCAACGTCCTTGAACTGACAGACGTGCGACAGTCTAACAATTACACTTGTGTCGCCATGTCGACACTTGGTGTAATTGAGGCGGTCGCACAGATTATCGTGAAAG CTCTACCAAAGGCTCCAGGCACCCCTGTGGTGACGGAGAGAACAGCAACAAGCATTACTCTTACCTGGGATTCTGGAAACCCAGAACCTGTGTCCTACTATATCATACAG CACCGGGCTAAAGGTTCAGAGGACCCCTATAAAGAGATTGATGGCATCGCCACAACGCGTTACAGTGTGGGTGGCCTGAGCCCTTACTCCCATTATGACTTTAGGGTGGCAGCCGTTAACACCATTGGCCAAGGCCCCTCCAGCGATGTGGTGGAGGCTCGCACAGCTGAGCAGGCTCCCTCATCCCCGCCACGACAG GTCAGGGGTCGCATGCTGAGCACAACCACAGCAATAATCCACTGGGACGAACCAGAGGAACCTAACGGACAGGTGGTCGGCTACAGAGTGTACTACACCTCGGACAACACGCTGCCAGTCAACCAg TGGGAGAAGCAGATGGTGCGCAGCGCTAATTTCATCACCATCCAGGGTTTGACTCCTAACAAGACCTATTACATCAGAGTGTTGGCCTTCACCTCTGTAGGAGATGGACCCCTCTCCCAGGACCTGCAGATTATAGCTAAAACTGGAG TTCCATCCCAGCCTTCAGAATTTAAGGGAGAAGCCAAGTCTGAGACAAGTATCCTGTTGACCTGGGTGGCCCCACCCCAGGGTGGCCCTGACAACCAAATCACAGGATACGAACTGGTCTACCGACGAGCTGATGACACAGAGGAG AAAAAAGTGAGCTTTGAGCCTAGCACCTCTTATCTGTTGAAGAACTTGAAGCCTTTCTCCACCTACACCTTCCAGCTGGCTGCCAGGAGCAAGCATGGAATAGGGGCATACACCAACGAAGTGTCCATTGACACACCACAGACAC TTTTTGCCACCAACTTTAGAGTTAAAGCTGCCATGAAAAACTCCATTCTACTCTCATGGGAGATCCGAGACAAGAACCCTGCCCAGCCTTTCACT ATCCTGTACGGAAAGGGCCAGTCCGTTGAAGTGGATGGGAAGCACACCCAGAAGCTGATCAGTGGCTTGGAGCCGGACACTCAGTACTCCTTCCTGCTCACCAATCGGGCAAACAGCGCTGGGGGTCTGCAACACCGCGTCACTGCCACCACAGCGCCAGACATCCTGAAGACCAAACCTATGGTGGTGGGAAAGACCAATGCAGATGGCATGGTGACAGTGCAGCTACCGACTGTGCAGACCACAGCTAAAGTCAG GGGTTATTATGTGGTGGTGGTGCCACTGAAAAAGCAAAAGGGGAAGTTCCTGAATCCCTGGGAGGAGCCCGACCAGATGAACCTGGACGAG CTGCTGAAAGAGATCAACAGGACCAGTGTCAGTCACGCCCTTCGCATCCGCAGACAGGCTGCTCAGTCAGATCCCAGGGCCTACGTCACTGCTCACTTTAAGACCCTCCCACTGGAGTTCACACTAGGCGACGGACGAAACTATGGTGACTTCCGCAACCGCCCTCTGCAAAACGGACAGGAGTATGTGTTCTTTGTGCTCGCAATGCTCGACCTTTCTGAGAAT ACCATGTATGCAACTAGTCCTTATTCTGACCCCGTGACCTCATCGGACGTGGACCCCCAGCCAATGGTTGACGAGGAGGAGGGGCTGCTGTGGGTGGTGGGGCCTGTGCTGGCTGTCATCTTCATCGTCTGCATTGTCATCGCCATTCTTCTTTTCAAGAG CAAACCTGACAG GAAAAGAGCTGAGGCTGAAGGTAGGAAGGGCAGTTTCCCCTGCAGCAAAGCCATGTCATCCCACCATCCCACTGATCCCGTGGAGCTGCGCAGAATCAACTTTCAGACTCCAG GCATGGCAAGTCACCCGCCCGTCCCCATGTCTGAGCTGGCAGATCACATCGAGCGCCTCAAGGCAAACGACAATCTCAAGTTCTCTCAAGAGTACGAG TCCATCGACCCTGGTCAGCAGTTCACATGGGAGAACTCCAACTTGGAGGTCAACAAACCAAAGAACCGCTACGCTAACGTCATTGCCTATGATCACTCCAGGGTTATACTCTCCAGCATTGAGG GTGTCCCAGGCAGTGACTACATCAACGCTAACTATATTGACGGCTACCGTCGCCAGAACGCCTACATCGCGACTCAGGGCTCCCTCCCTGAGACATTCGGGGACTTCTGGAGGATGGTCTGGGAGCAGCACACAGCCAACATCATCATGATGACTAAGCTGGAGGAAAAGTCACGG GTGAAGTGTGATCAGTACTGGCCAACCCGGGGCACAGAGACCTACGGCCTCATCCAGGTCACTCTGCTGGACACAGTGGAGCTGGCCACCTACTCTGTCAGGACCTTTGCCCTTTACAAG AGCGGCTCCAATGAGAAGCGTGAGGTTCGCCACTTCCAGTTCACAGCCTGGCCAGACCACGGGGTGCCTGAACACCCTACCCCCTTCCTGGCATTCCTTCGTAGGGTCAAGGCCTGCAACCCTCCAGATGCAGGACCCATGGTTGTGcattgcag TGCTGGAGTGGGCCGCACGGGCTGCTTCATCGTGATCGACGCCATGACGGAGCGAATCAAGCATGAGAAGACCATCGACATCTACGGCCACGTCACGCTGATGCGCTCCCAGAGGAACTATATGGTCCAGACAGAGGACCAGTACATCTTCATTCATGATGCACTTCTGGAGGCCGTGACCTGTGGGAACACTGAGGTCCCCGCTCGGAACCTGTACTCCTACATCCAGAGGCTGACGCAGATCGAACCCGGAGAGAATGTCACCGGCATGGAGCTGGAGTTCAAG CGTCTGGCCAGCGCTAAGGCCCACACATCACGGTTCGTGAGTGCCAACCTGCCATGCAACAAGTTTAAGAACCGGCTGGTAAATATCATGCCATATGAGACCAcgcgtgtgtgtctgcagccaatcagaggagTGGAGGGATCTGACTACATCAATGCCAGCTTCATTGATGGATACAG gcagcagAAGGCCTACATAGCGACCCAAGGCCCGCTGGCTGAGACGACAGAGGACTACTGGAGGATGCTGTGGGAGCACAACTCTACCATAGTGGTCATGCTAACCAAATTGAGAGAAATGGGACGG GAGAAGTGTCACCAGTACTGGCCTGCAGAGCGCTCTGCCAGATACCAGTACTTTGTGGTGGATCCCATGGCTGAGTACAACATGCCCCAGTACATCCTCCGAGAGTTCAAAGTTACTGATGCCAGG gATGGCCAATCACGAACAGTTCGTCAGTTCCAATTCACTGATTGGCCAGAGCAAGGAGTGCCAAAGTCAGGGGAGGGATTTATTGACTTTATTGGCCAAGTACACAAAACTAAAGAACAGTTTGGTCAGGATGGTCCAATCACTGTCCACTGCAG TGCTGGAGTAGGGAGAACCGGTGTGTTCATCACCCTCAGCATCGTGCTGGAGAGAATGAGGTATGAGGGAGTCGTCGACATCTTCCAGACTGTCAAGATGCTGCGCACCCAGAGACCTGCCACCGTTCAGACAGAG GACCAGTACCAGTTCTGTTACCGGGCCAGTCTGGAGTACCTGGGAAGCTTCGATCACTATGCAACATAA